The following are encoded in a window of Flavobacteriales bacterium genomic DNA:
- a CDS encoding D-2-hydroxyacid dehydrogenase: MRVHANDGIAASAKAALQEEGFQVSTQAVPQDQLAEFIARERVEVLLVRSATKVRKDLIDACPGLKVIGRGGVGLDNIDVAHAHARGIEVINTPSASSISVAELVMAHLFGLMRSLHKSNRRMPGEGRARFKELKKEYEKGGEVRGRTLGVVGFGRIGQWTARYALGAGMRVIYVDNHAVAEAIEMEVGGHTVRVPVKMVSMAELLAQSDAISLHVPAQKDGAPVLGAAELALVKPGVVIVNTARGGSVDEDALLKALNEGRVKGAALDVFTNEPEPRADLLAHEAISLSPHIGAATAEAQDRVGQELVDRLVAWRSSVQVSG, encoded by the coding sequence ATGCGTGTACACGCCAACGACGGTATCGCAGCGAGCGCCAAGGCCGCTTTGCAGGAAGAGGGATTCCAGGTGAGCACGCAGGCCGTGCCACAGGACCAGCTGGCGGAGTTCATCGCCAGGGAACGTGTGGAAGTGCTGCTGGTACGCAGTGCCACCAAGGTGCGCAAGGACCTCATCGACGCCTGCCCGGGCCTGAAGGTCATCGGGCGCGGCGGTGTGGGCCTGGACAACATTGATGTGGCCCATGCGCACGCCAGGGGCATCGAGGTGATCAACACCCCATCGGCATCGAGCATCAGTGTGGCCGAGCTGGTGATGGCCCACCTTTTCGGCCTGATGCGCAGCCTGCACAAGAGCAACCGGCGCATGCCCGGCGAGGGACGCGCGCGCTTCAAGGAACTGAAGAAGGAGTACGAGAAGGGCGGCGAAGTGCGTGGCAGGACGCTGGGTGTGGTCGGCTTCGGACGCATCGGTCAATGGACCGCCCGCTATGCGCTGGGCGCCGGCATGCGCGTGATCTACGTGGACAACCATGCCGTGGCGGAGGCCATCGAAATGGAGGTGGGTGGACACACCGTGCGCGTACCGGTGAAGATGGTCTCCATGGCCGAACTCCTCGCGCAAAGCGACGCGATCAGCCTGCACGTGCCCGCACAGAAAGATGGCGCCCCCGTGCTGGGCGCGGCCGAATTGGCGCTGGTGAAGCCCGGTGTGGTCATCGTGAACACCGCACGCGGCGGCAGCGTGGATGAGGACGCCCTGCTGAAGGCCCTGAACGAAGGCCGGGTGAAGGGCGCCGCTCTGGATGTCTTCACCAATGAGCCCGAGCCGCGCGCCGACCTGCTCGCCCACGAGGCCATCTCGCTGAGTCCCCACATCGGCGCCGCCACCGCCGAGGCGCAGGACCGCGTGGGCCAGGAGCTGGTGGACCGCCTGGTGGCCTGGCGCTCCTCCGTGCAGGTGAGCGGATGA
- a CDS encoding type B 50S ribosomal protein L31 produces the protein MKKDIHPTSYRLVVFKDMSNDYMFVGKSCASTKDTITWEDGNEYPLVKLDISHTSHPFYTGKMMLVDTAGRVDKFKKRFAKHQEKKAG, from the coding sequence ATGAAAAAGGACATCCACCCCACAAGCTACCGCCTCGTGGTGTTCAAGGACATGAGCAACGACTACATGTTCGTAGGCAAGAGTTGCGCCTCCACCAAGGACACCATCACCTGGGAGGACGGCAACGAATACCCGCTGGTGAAGCTCGACATCAGCCACACCTCGCACCCCTTCTACACCGGCAAGATGATGCTGGTGGATACCGCGGGCCGCGTGGACAAGTTCAAGAAGCGCTTCGCCAAGCACCAGGAGAAGAAAGCCGGCTGA
- a CDS encoding tail fiber domain-containing protein — MLTMWPLNAQVTTPANSGFSGDFVGWDNTVTNDPLMIRHDANQPIEFYTHGLQRMRLYPTGTINVNTYPGIPQNGYLGISNQPLFFTNTQGPFTRLHLADSTTNSPGVYAQQRGFRPWQRNGVTFTGNGDHGYVGQKYHFNSGGGLINDRTDMVVQWSNDLDGSFGPDILTFRFTTSPLAGTNTGARSYEGLEGMRLFPESHHSILVGIGDYQAESFVQGVDIQPEERLDILDRTIRLRDFVHPTLYRNDSLYRVLVADSTDGRVYWRPIDNFNGSDCTWTLQGPPGSNSSISTAYPANPGCPQMPQGVGIGLQLPKAKLDVHHEVFSELDRIAIRGTVVPNVQQDHFGMYGFCLPTGAAVGLNSYGVRGLSRNGRGTYGVSGRGELTTTQAALGGSVYGVHGVAVKSFNLGTGLVASVYGQAIVPDTSMANWWGGYFEGRGFLGASAWTYSDANLKTGIEELALEEALDLVLQLKPKRYAFAAAEMPYLSLPTGGQIGLLSQEVEAILPELVMDVERPAAIDSTGTETEPALTFKAMNYDGLIPVLVGAVQAQQQVIAQLQEQMAAMQEQVAACCAQDTDKAYQPGPMDGHGEVKKDPTLERLLRIDPNPFTDATTVRYTLERAGRMQLLVNSGDGKQLQVLHEGLASAGDHSYDWNTAQLAPGVYYVTLLLDGEPLVKRAVKVR, encoded by the coding sequence GTGCTGACCATGTGGCCGCTGAATGCACAAGTCACCACGCCAGCTAATTCAGGCTTTTCTGGCGATTTCGTCGGCTGGGACAATACGGTGACGAACGACCCGCTGATGATCCGGCACGATGCGAACCAGCCGATCGAGTTCTACACACATGGCCTGCAACGGATGCGGCTTTATCCCACCGGAACCATCAATGTGAACACCTACCCTGGCATTCCGCAGAACGGCTATTTGGGCATCAGCAACCAGCCCCTGTTCTTCACCAATACCCAGGGGCCATTCACCAGGTTGCATCTGGCCGATAGCACCACCAATTCACCGGGTGTCTATGCGCAGCAGCGCGGCTTCCGGCCCTGGCAGCGCAATGGTGTCACCTTCACCGGCAATGGGGACCATGGATACGTGGGCCAGAAGTACCACTTCAACAGCGGAGGCGGACTGATCAACGACCGCACGGACATGGTGGTGCAGTGGAGCAATGACCTGGATGGTTCGTTCGGGCCAGACATCCTCACCTTCCGGTTCACCACATCGCCGCTGGCAGGAACGAACACCGGAGCGCGCAGCTATGAAGGACTGGAAGGCATGCGGCTGTTCCCGGAAAGCCACCACAGCATACTCGTGGGAATTGGTGATTACCAGGCGGAAAGCTTTGTGCAAGGGGTGGACATTCAGCCTGAGGAGCGCCTCGACATCCTGGACCGTACCATCCGCCTGCGGGATTTCGTGCATCCTACGCTCTACCGGAATGATTCGCTGTACCGTGTTCTGGTGGCCGACTCCACCGATGGACGGGTCTATTGGCGGCCGATCGACAACTTCAACGGTTCCGACTGCACCTGGACGCTGCAAGGCCCGCCGGGTTCCAACAGTTCCATCTCCACGGCCTACCCGGCCAATCCCGGCTGCCCGCAGATGCCGCAGGGCGTGGGCATCGGCCTGCAGTTGCCCAAGGCCAAGTTGGACGTGCATCATGAGGTCTTCTCCGAGTTGGACCGTATCGCGATCCGCGGCACAGTGGTGCCGAATGTCCAACAGGATCATTTCGGGATGTATGGGTTCTGCCTACCCACCGGCGCAGCAGTGGGCCTGAACAGCTACGGTGTGCGCGGCCTGTCCCGCAATGGCCGCGGTACATACGGCGTATCCGGCCGTGGAGAGTTGACCACCACGCAAGCGGCTTTGGGTGGGTCAGTCTATGGTGTGCATGGCGTGGCAGTGAAGTCCTTCAATTTGGGCACTGGGTTAGTTGCAAGCGTGTATGGCCAGGCCATTGTCCCCGACACTTCCATGGCCAACTGGTGGGGCGGCTACTTCGAGGGCCGCGGTTTTCTGGGCGCCTCGGCATGGACCTATTCCGACGCGAACCTGAAGACCGGCATCGAGGAGCTGGCCTTGGAGGAGGCGCTGGACCTGGTGCTGCAACTGAAGCCCAAGCGCTACGCCTTCGCCGCTGCCGAGATGCCTTACCTCTCCCTGCCCACGGGCGGGCAGATCGGTCTGCTCTCGCAAGAGGTGGAAGCCATCCTGCCGGAACTGGTCATGGACGTGGAACGCCCTGCGGCGATCGACAGCACGGGCACGGAGACCGAGCCGGCACTGACCTTCAAGGCCATGAACTATGATGGGCTGATCCCCGTGCTGGTGGGCGCCGTGCAAGCGCAACAGCAGGTCATCGCCCAGCTACAGGAACAGATGGCCGCCATGCAAGAGCAAGTGGCCGCCTGCTGCGCCCAGGACACGGACAAGGCCTACCAGCCCGGGCCGATGGACGGCCACGGCGAGGTGAAGAAGGACCCCACCTTGGAGCGCCTGCTGCGCATCGACCCCAACCCCTTCACCGACGCCACCACCGTACGATACACGCTGGAACGTGCGGGCCGCATGCAACTGCTGGTGAACAGCGGCGACGGCAAGCAATTGCAGGTGCTGCATGAGGGTCTGGCCTCGGCGGGAGACCACAGCTATGATTGGAATACCGCGCAGCTGGCACCGGGCGTGTACTACGTGACGCTGTTGCTGGATGGCGAGCCGCTGGTGAAGCGGGCGGTGAAGGTGCGGTAG
- the serC gene encoding 3-phosphoserine/phosphohydroxythreonine transaminase, with translation MSTLTRPKVHNYSAGPCILPQEVFQQAAQAVIDFQGTGLSILEMSHRSKPIEEVMARAQALVKELLGAPDHYQVVFLGGGASMGFHMVPQNYLRPGGRSAYANTGEWSARAIKEARLAGDCVVVASSEDRNFNYIPKGYEIPADADYFHLTSNNTIFGTQYKAFPKSPVPVVCDMSSDIFSRPVAVKDFALIYAGAQKNMGPAGTTVYLFDPERTGNTGRKLSPMMDLKNHAAKESMYNTPPVYAVYVSMLTLQWLKDIGGVAEAERRAEARAALLYGAIDALPLFEGTTAREDRSNMNATFVLKDKALEPAFDALWKEAGISGLRGHRSVGGYRASMYNALPIESVRVLVDVMKDFAKKNG, from the coding sequence ATGAGCACCCTCACCAGACCCAAGGTCCACAACTACAGCGCCGGCCCCTGCATTCTCCCCCAGGAGGTCTTCCAGCAGGCCGCCCAAGCGGTGATCGACTTCCAAGGCACCGGCCTCTCCATTCTGGAGATGAGCCACCGCAGCAAGCCCATCGAGGAGGTGATGGCCAGGGCGCAGGCGCTGGTGAAGGAACTGCTGGGCGCACCCGACCATTACCAGGTGGTCTTCCTCGGTGGCGGCGCCAGCATGGGCTTCCACATGGTGCCGCAGAACTACCTGCGCCCCGGTGGCCGCAGCGCCTATGCCAACACCGGCGAATGGAGCGCACGCGCCATCAAGGAAGCCAGGCTCGCGGGCGACTGCGTGGTGGTGGCCAGCAGCGAGGACCGCAACTTCAACTACATCCCCAAGGGCTACGAGATCCCCGCCGACGCCGACTACTTCCACCTCACCAGCAACAACACCATCTTCGGCACACAATACAAGGCCTTCCCGAAAAGTCCCGTGCCGGTGGTCTGCGACATGAGCAGCGACATCTTCAGCCGGCCGGTGGCGGTGAAGGACTTCGCGCTGATCTACGCAGGAGCGCAGAAGAACATGGGACCCGCCGGAACCACCGTCTACCTCTTCGACCCCGAGCGCACCGGCAACACCGGCCGCAAGCTGAGCCCCATGATGGACCTGAAGAACCACGCGGCCAAGGAGAGCATGTACAACACGCCGCCGGTCTATGCCGTGTACGTGAGCATGCTCACCTTGCAATGGCTGAAGGACATCGGTGGGGTCGCCGAGGCCGAGCGTCGCGCCGAGGCGCGTGCCGCGCTGCTGTACGGTGCCATCGATGCGCTGCCACTCTTCGAAGGCACCACCGCCCGGGAGGACCGCTCCAACATGAACGCCACCTTCGTACTGAAGGACAAGGCGCTGGAACCCGCGTTCGACGCGTTGTGGAAAGAGGCCGGCATCAGCGGCCTGCGTGGCCACCGCAGCGTGGGCGGCTACCGCGCCAGCATGTACAACGCCCTGCCCATCGAGAGCGTGCGGGTGTTGGTGGATGTGATGAAGGACTTCGCCAAAAAGAACGGATAG
- a CDS encoding polysaccharide deacetylase family protein has translation MPFAERYAEIKEYAPAGMRGRLRHAALTGMSSFYRWSGRMADALERPRVQFLYIHHTFSDELPALERLIAELGRTHTFIPYSEAVDRVLEARIDKPYLCISSDDGFRNNLDGGRILRDHGISACFFINPGLIALRDEKRIREICGERLHFPPVAFLGWDEVSALKAMGHEIGSHSWEHHRLARLGTEALAEDIARSRGTIVSHLGEAPHFAYPYGRFTDLPVEGFRAVFAAGHRSCASAERGCHVVDTPVPHDQLLIRRDHVVLDWPLDHVRYFLAANALKADPANNRYPART, from the coding sequence ATGCCCTTCGCCGAACGTTACGCCGAGATCAAGGAATACGCGCCAGCCGGCATGCGTGGCCGATTGCGGCATGCCGCCCTCACGGGAATGAGTTCCTTCTACCGCTGGAGCGGACGCATGGCCGACGCGCTGGAAAGACCGCGCGTGCAATTCCTCTACATCCACCACACCTTCAGCGACGAACTGCCCGCGCTGGAACGCCTGATCGCGGAGCTGGGCCGCACGCACACCTTCATCCCTTACAGTGAAGCGGTGGACCGCGTGCTGGAGGCGCGGATCGACAAGCCCTACCTGTGCATCAGTTCCGACGACGGCTTCCGCAACAATCTGGATGGCGGCCGCATCCTGCGCGACCACGGCATCAGCGCCTGCTTCTTCATCAACCCCGGCCTGATCGCCCTGCGGGACGAAAAGCGCATCCGGGAGATCTGCGGTGAGCGCTTGCACTTTCCGCCGGTGGCCTTCCTCGGCTGGGACGAAGTGTCGGCGCTGAAGGCCATGGGCCACGAGATAGGCTCGCACAGTTGGGAGCACCACAGATTGGCCCGCCTGGGGACCGAAGCCCTTGCCGAGGACATCGCCAGGAGTCGCGGAACGATCGTCTCCCATCTGGGCGAAGCACCACATTTCGCCTACCCCTATGGTCGTTTCACGGACCTGCCGGTGGAAGGCTTCCGCGCCGTGTTCGCCGCCGGCCACCGCAGTTGTGCCAGTGCGGAACGTGGCTGCCATGTGGTCGACACGCCCGTACCACACGACCAGTTGCTCATCCGACGCGATCATGTGGTCCTCGACTGGCCGCTGGACCACGTGCGCTACTTCCTCGCCGCCAACGCGCTGAAGGCCGATCCCGCGAACAACCGCTATCCCGCGCGGACATGA
- a CDS encoding hotdog fold thioesterase, with the protein MAPEELARRVVARMYDHDPFSIWLGIERVVVEPGHCVLRMTVRKEMLNGFAIAHGGITYSLADSCLAFASNSHGIQSVSVETSISHTKPVKEGDVLTATSEEMSLTRGIGLYHITITNQRNERVAFFKGTVYRLGKPWFPEDQPNT; encoded by the coding sequence ATGGCACCTGAGGAACTCGCCAGGCGCGTTGTGGCCCGCATGTACGACCATGACCCATTCAGCATTTGGCTGGGGATCGAACGTGTGGTGGTGGAGCCCGGCCATTGCGTGTTGCGCATGACCGTAAGGAAAGAGATGCTCAATGGCTTCGCGATCGCCCATGGCGGCATCACCTACAGCCTGGCCGACAGCTGCCTGGCCTTCGCCTCCAACAGCCATGGCATCCAAAGCGTGAGCGTGGAGACCTCCATCAGCCATACCAAGCCCGTGAAAGAGGGTGATGTGCTGACCGCCACCAGTGAGGAAATGAGTTTGACACGGGGCATTGGCCTGTACCACATCACCATCACGAACCAACGCAACGAGCGGGTCGCCTTCTTCAAGGGAACCGTGTACCGCTTGGGCAAGCCTTGGTTTCCGGAAGATCAACCGAACACCTGA
- a CDS encoding YdeI/OmpD-associated family protein, producing MQPQEQINLYIAEQPEWQRKLLVRMRQLIHGADATVKEAWRGHAPSFEVNGEPIIALHGLKTCASAWFHKGALLKDTHGLFKLTDKDEERLVRKYKVDEGDSLHEKGFTDLVKRAIKQVRGQHGEAASGKRSMDMLPDLEDVLTKDDLALERWAAMPPGHKREYIEWIADAAKEETRKRRIAKALEMIREGQAKGDAHKVG from the coding sequence ATGCAACCGCAGGAACAGATCAATCTCTACATCGCCGAACAACCCGAATGGCAACGCAAGCTGCTGGTGCGCATGCGCCAGTTGATCCATGGTGCGGACGCCACTGTGAAGGAGGCGTGGCGTGGCCACGCGCCCAGCTTCGAGGTGAACGGCGAGCCGATCATCGCCCTGCATGGGCTGAAGACCTGCGCCAGCGCGTGGTTCCACAAGGGGGCCCTGCTCAAGGACACTCACGGGCTCTTCAAGCTCACCGACAAGGATGAGGAGCGTTTGGTGCGCAAGTACAAGGTGGACGAGGGTGACAGCCTCCACGAGAAAGGCTTCACCGACCTGGTGAAACGCGCCATCAAACAGGTGCGTGGACAACACGGTGAAGCGGCATCAGGCAAGCGCTCCATGGACATGCTGCCCGACCTGGAGGACGTGCTCACCAAGGATGACCTGGCCCTGGAGCGTTGGGCCGCCATGCCACCTGGCCACAAGCGCGAGTACATCGAGTGGATCGCCGACGCCGCCAAGGAGGAGACCCGCAAACGCCGCATCGCCAAAGCCTTGGAAATGATCCGCGAGGGGCAGGCGAAGGGGGATGCGCACAAGGTGGGTTGA
- a CDS encoding methylated-DNA--[protein]-cysteine S-methyltransferase, with the protein MATQRPKPIASGPELFLHYHVVVVDGPLGKVWVESDGELITRVSFEPLKVRHAKPPKVLVEARKQLETFFKRRRKHFELPLQRQGTRFQQLVWASIDDIRFGDTRTYQEIADRIGGKAIARTVGNATGANPLPIIVPCHRVIASDGLLTGYVGGIWRKKWLLEHEGVLTRELF; encoded by the coding sequence ATGGCCACCCAACGCCCCAAGCCCATCGCGAGCGGCCCGGAGCTCTTCCTGCACTACCATGTGGTGGTGGTGGATGGTCCGCTTGGGAAGGTATGGGTGGAAAGCGACGGGGAGCTCATCACGCGTGTTTCCTTCGAGCCGCTGAAGGTGCGGCACGCCAAGCCGCCCAAGGTGCTGGTGGAGGCGCGCAAGCAATTGGAGACCTTTTTCAAGCGCCGGCGCAAACACTTCGAACTGCCGTTGCAGCGCCAAGGCACGCGCTTCCAGCAGTTGGTCTGGGCCTCCATCGACGACATCCGATTCGGTGATACGCGCACCTATCAGGAGATCGCGGACCGCATCGGCGGCAAGGCCATCGCGCGCACCGTGGGCAATGCCACCGGCGCCAACCCCCTGCCCATCATCGTGCCCTGCCACCGGGTGATCGCCAGCGATGGCCTGCTCACCGGATACGTGGGCGGTATCTGGCGCAAGAAGTGGCTGCTGGAGCATGAGGGGGTGTTGACGAGGGAACTTTTCTGA
- a CDS encoding acyl-CoA reductase, with protein sequence MVRSTGNTVTDRLVALAQLGRVMGAIGRREPWQGDALGLAEIEYDALDAAVRRAAQANGWATEENVRHAFVAWSQALDGDAPARWLAAYPELAHDGRPQRTVGLVLPGNVPLVGLHDLLCVWLSGHRAVAKNSTQEPELLPLLAGVLERFVPSTEEQVSFTAGRLGTVDAVIATGSDNTARYFEHYFGHLPRIVRKSRVSVAVLDGTETDAELAALGEDVFRYFGLGCRNVSKLYLPQDFDLDRLFGAFFAWKDIVHHKKYGNNYDYTRALWLLDRVPFLENGFLLLREVEALPSAVATLHYTRYTDREAVNTDLRSHVDKIQCIVGHGRIPFGQAQHPALWDYADDVDTMRFLMELR encoded by the coding sequence ATGGTCCGGAGCACTGGGAACACGGTCACCGATCGCTTGGTCGCACTGGCGCAACTGGGCCGCGTGATGGGCGCCATCGGCCGCAGGGAACCCTGGCAGGGAGATGCCCTCGGGCTGGCGGAGATCGAATACGACGCGTTGGATGCCGCCGTGCGCCGCGCTGCACAGGCCAACGGCTGGGCCACCGAGGAGAACGTACGACACGCTTTCGTGGCGTGGTCCCAAGCGCTTGATGGGGATGCGCCCGCGCGTTGGCTGGCGGCCTATCCGGAACTGGCGCATGATGGACGACCGCAGCGCACCGTGGGCCTGGTGCTCCCGGGCAATGTGCCGTTGGTGGGCCTGCACGATCTGCTGTGCGTATGGCTCAGCGGACACCGCGCCGTGGCAAAGAACTCCACGCAGGAACCGGAGCTGCTGCCCCTGCTGGCCGGGGTGTTGGAACGATTCGTGCCCAGCACCGAGGAACAAGTGTCTTTCACAGCGGGCCGCCTGGGCACGGTGGATGCCGTGATCGCCACGGGCAGCGACAACACCGCACGCTATTTCGAGCACTACTTCGGCCACCTGCCGCGCATCGTGCGGAAAAGCCGGGTGAGCGTGGCCGTGCTGGATGGCACCGAGACCGACGCCGAACTGGCCGCGCTGGGCGAGGATGTGTTCCGCTACTTCGGCCTGGGTTGCCGCAACGTGTCCAAGCTCTATCTGCCGCAGGACTTCGACCTGGACCGTCTCTTCGGGGCCTTCTTCGCGTGGAAGGACATCGTGCACCACAAGAAGTACGGCAACAACTACGACTACACCCGCGCGCTCTGGTTGTTGGATCGCGTTCCTTTCCTGGAGAACGGATTTCTCCTGCTCCGCGAAGTGGAGGCCCTGCCCAGCGCCGTGGCCACTTTGCATTACACACGCTACACCGATCGCGAAGCGGTAAATACCGACCTGAGGTCACACGTGGACAAGATCCAATGCATCGTGGGCCATGGGCGAATTCCATTCGGCCAGGCGCAACACCCGGCCCTGTGGGACTATGCTGACGACGTGGATACCATGCGGTTCCTGATGGAGCTGCGATGA
- the pcaF gene encoding 3-oxoadipyl-CoA thiolase, with translation MNAAHIVDAIRTPIGSFTGSLAPVRADDLAAHVIKALMDRHADLDPAAIDDVVMGCANQAGEDNRNVARMAVLLAGLPVSVPGETVNRLCASGMSAVVQAGRAITAGHGDLFIAGGVEHMTRGPWVIGKTSTPYGRDAQMFDSSFGWRFINPTMKERYGVDAMGETAENLLEMNPITREDQDRFALWSQQKAAKAQQNGRLAKEIVAVPVPQRKGDPILFALDEFVKPGTTQDGLARLRPAFRKDGTVTAGNASGLNDGAAAVLVASDVGLKRHGLKPLARIISSAVTGVEPRIMGIGPVNATRKALERAGLTLDQMDVIELNEAFAAQVLSCTRALGLADDDPRINPNGGAIALGHPLGMSGARLLQTAAIQLHDSGKRYALCTMCIGVGQGYATILEGC, from the coding sequence ATGAACGCCGCCCATATCGTCGACGCCATCCGCACCCCCATCGGCAGCTTCACCGGCAGCCTTGCACCCGTGCGTGCCGATGATCTGGCCGCCCATGTGATCAAGGCCCTCATGGACCGGCACGCGGACCTGGACCCTGCGGCCATCGACGACGTGGTCATGGGCTGCGCCAACCAGGCCGGTGAGGACAACCGCAACGTGGCCCGCATGGCCGTGCTGCTGGCCGGCCTCCCGGTGAGCGTGCCGGGCGAAACGGTGAACCGCCTTTGTGCCAGTGGCATGAGCGCCGTGGTGCAGGCCGGGAGGGCCATTACGGCAGGCCATGGCGACCTCTTCATCGCCGGTGGTGTGGAGCACATGACACGCGGCCCCTGGGTGATCGGCAAGACCAGCACGCCTTATGGCCGGGATGCGCAGATGTTCGACAGCAGCTTCGGCTGGCGCTTCATCAACCCCACCATGAAGGAGAGGTACGGCGTGGACGCCATGGGCGAAACCGCCGAGAATCTCTTGGAAATGAACCCCATCACCCGCGAGGACCAGGACCGCTTCGCCCTGTGGAGCCAGCAAAAGGCGGCGAAGGCGCAACAGAATGGCCGCTTGGCCAAGGAGATCGTGGCGGTACCGGTGCCCCAGCGCAAAGGTGACCCGATCCTGTTCGCATTGGACGAATTCGTGAAGCCTGGCACCACCCAGGACGGCCTGGCCAGACTGCGGCCCGCCTTCCGGAAGGATGGAACAGTGACGGCCGGAAATGCGAGCGGTTTGAACGACGGTGCCGCCGCCGTGCTGGTGGCCAGTGATGTGGGACTGAAGCGGCACGGGTTGAAGCCCCTGGCACGGATCATCAGCAGCGCCGTCACGGGGGTGGAACCGCGCATCATGGGCATCGGGCCGGTGAACGCGACCCGCAAAGCCTTGGAGCGGGCCGGACTGACCTTGGACCAGATGGATGTGATCGAACTGAACGAGGCCTTCGCCGCCCAGGTGCTCAGCTGCACCCGGGCACTGGGGCTGGCCGATGACGACCCCCGGATCAACCCGAACGGTGGGGCCATCGCCCTGGGCCACCCCTTGGGCATGAGCGGCGCCCGGCTTTTGCAGACGGCGGCCATCCAGTTGCACGACTCCGGCAAGCGCTACGCCCTGTGTACCATGTGCATCGGGGTGGGCCAGGGCTATGCCACGATCCTGGAAGGCTGCTGA
- a CDS encoding 4Fe-4S dicluster domain-containing protein: MAIMITDECINCGACEPECPNNAIYEGGVEWRLGDGTALHGAQTTPTGNSYDADAAQKPVAMDVYYIVSDKCTECTGFHDEPQCAAVCPVDCCVDDPDHRETKEQLMAKKEFMHL; this comes from the coding sequence ATGGCGATCATGATCACCGACGAATGCATCAACTGCGGTGCATGTGAACCCGAATGTCCCAACAACGCCATCTACGAGGGTGGCGTGGAATGGCGGCTTGGCGACGGCACGGCGTTGCATGGTGCGCAGACCACCCCCACGGGGAACAGCTACGATGCGGACGCCGCCCAGAAGCCCGTGGCCATGGACGTCTACTACATCGTTTCCGACAAATGCACCGAATGCACCGGCTTCCACGATGAGCCGCAGTGCGCCGCCGTTTGCCCCGTGGATTGCTGCGTGGACGACCCCGACCACCGCGAGACCAAGGAGCAGTTGATGGCGAAGAAGGAGTTCATGCACTTGTAG
- a CDS encoding T9SS type A sorting domain-containing protein codes for MLGCLLFMAALPCMAQNLVPNPSFEEFTDCLEVNTAYTVETGPLGWFSAGGTGDYYLSCLPYGAFNGVPLSSAAFQYPQDGECYAGVVTYQQSPEVREFFMIELLQPLMVGQTYFASFFANAAWNGSLPYPPVYLASSHVGMKFTTQPSPWVNGDPWPTGDNEAHVYHPWIIADTVGWTLVSGSFVADSAYQYVMIGNHFDNANTDTLHFATFAWTPRAYTLIDNVCVSPDPKGCPLALGVSEPELNAVVLFPNPASAEIALGGVPVGSNISIHDALGRLVWREEKMGGSWRKNVRAWARGTYVLRLEQEGRIRSFKFVLIE; via the coding sequence ATGCTCGGTTGCCTGTTGTTCATGGCCGCTTTGCCCTGTATGGCCCAGAACCTGGTGCCCAACCCCTCCTTCGAGGAGTTCACGGATTGCCTGGAGGTGAACACCGCCTATACCGTGGAAACCGGCCCCTTGGGTTGGTTCTCGGCTGGAGGTACTGGCGATTACTACTTGAGTTGCCTGCCATACGGGGCGTTCAATGGGGTACCCCTCAGTTCCGCGGCTTTCCAATATCCACAGGATGGGGAGTGCTACGCAGGTGTGGTTACTTACCAACAGAGCCCAGAGGTTCGCGAATTCTTCATGATCGAGCTTTTGCAACCTTTGATGGTAGGTCAAACCTACTTTGCCAGCTTCTTTGCGAACGCGGCTTGGAACGGGAGTTTACCCTACCCGCCAGTTTACCTTGCATCGAGCCACGTGGGCATGAAGTTCACCACACAACCAAGTCCATGGGTGAACGGAGACCCCTGGCCGACCGGTGACAATGAGGCGCACGTGTACCACCCTTGGATCATTGCGGACACCGTGGGTTGGACCTTGGTGAGCGGCAGCTTCGTGGCCGACAGTGCCTACCAGTACGTGATGATCGGGAACCACTTCGACAATGCCAACACGGATACACTCCACTTTGCCACATTTGCTTGGACGCCGAGAGCGTACACGTTGATAGATAACGTGTGCGTTTCACCGGATCCCAAGGGGTGTCCTTTGGCGCTGGGAGTATCCGAGCCAGAATTGAATGCGGTGGTGTTGTTCCCCAACCCGGCGAGTGCGGAGATCGCGTTGGGCGGAGTGCCAGTTGGTAGCAACATCAGCATCCATGACGCGCTGGGGCGGTTGGTGTGGCGTGAAGAGAAGATGGGCGGCAGTTGGCGTAAGAACGTGCGGGCATGGGCCAGAGGCACCTATGTGCTGCGCTTGGAGCAAGAGGGGAGGATTCGTTCGTTCAAGTTCGTGTTGATCGAGTAG